Below is a genomic region from Ostrea edulis chromosome 10, xbOstEdul1.1, whole genome shotgun sequence.
ATGATGTCAGCAGAAAGAATAGTTTAATCTAAGCTCAATGTTGtcattttgtacataaaatgtTAGACAGAAAGAATAGTTTAACCTACGCTCGATgttgtaattttgtatatataatatcagCAAAAAGAATAGTTTAATCTAGTCCAAGCTCAATGCTGTAattgtgtatatacaatgtcagcaaaaaaaaaatagtttaattgattggttgtatattatatctacactatgattgattggttgtatattatatctacactatggttgattggttgtatattatattaacactatgattggttgtatattatatctacactatggttgattggttgtatattatatctacactatggttgattggttgtatattatattaACACTATGATTGGTTGTATACTATATCACActatgattgattggttgtatattatattaacactatgattggttgtatattatatctacactatggttgattggttgtatattatatctacactatgattgattggttgtatattatataacactatgattgattggttgtatattatatcacactatgattgattggttgtatattatattaacactatgattggttgtatattatatctacactatggttgattggttgtatattatattaacactatgattggttgtatattatatcacactatgattgattggttgtatattatattaacactatgattggttgtatattatatcacactatgattgattggttgtatattatattaacactatgattggttgtatattatatctacactatggttgattggttgtatattatatctacactatgattgattggttgtatattatattaacactatgattggttgtatattatatctacactatgattgattggttgtatattatatctacactatggttgattggttgtatattatatctacattatggttggttgtatattatatctacactatgattgattggttgtatattatatctacactatgattgattggttgtatattatatctacactatgattgattggttgtatattatatctacactatgattgattggttgtatattatatctacattatggttggttgtatattatatctacactatgattgattggttgtatattatatCTACACTATGATtaattggttgtatattatatctacactatggttgattggttgtatattatatctacattatggttggttgtatattatatCTACACTAGGACTGattggttgtgtattgtttaacgtccctcgcaagaatctttcactcatatagagacgtcaacattgccggGAAGGACTGTAATATTATTGTCTATCCTCAATccttacagtctttgagcaggcAGGAATCTTtgtcatgccacacctgctgtgacacggggcctcagattttacggtctcatccgaaaacccgccccatttagtcgcctcttaagacaagcaaggggcacggaagacctattctagCCCGGATCCCCACGCTTTGATTGCttccctattacatgtataagagaaaagaaaacGGGAGTCTACATTATCAGACGTACACGATATCcgtttatgaaaggtgaagataacgagcagtgataaatctcataactcctataagcaatacgaaatagagagttgggcaaacacggacccctggatataccagtggtgggatcaggtgcctaggagtgagcatcccctgtcgacccatcacacccgctgtgagccctatatcttgatcaggtttcGTGcgccattttaaaattttgtgtgCGCGTATCCCAGAGTGTTCCTTGATCAATTAAGACTTTGATGTTATGATATTGCTTACGAATACATTTTGTGAAACGCAAAATggttttgtatacatgtataaaaatggtgaaaaggACATGTTTCACGCTGTTTGAATCAActgttttaatgaattttgttcaaatataaatacataggGTTCAACTTACGATCTGAGGAACGAGATTTCCTAGCATCGTGTGACCAACACGCCAGACCGCTCAACCATCTGGGTAAGTCAAAAAACTTTCTTTCGATGatgatggaattctcgccacgctgacACTCGTTACACGATCATTGAAATTGGGCATGGAATACAGTTACCTGACGTAaattaaaaggtgaagatgacgaacagtgagcgattaatctcataactcttataagcaattaaaaatagagagttagagAAGGATATAACACAGgtgggtcaggtgcctaggaagagtaagcatacTCTGTCGattggtcacacccgccttgagccctatgtcccgatcaggtaaacggagtaatccgtagtcaatgtgtcaattggtatgaaacacatcagacagcatttgacccaatggcaggttgtattggcaaacttgatcgttataacggccttagaatttgcgaaatgctgcctAGATTTAAAAGCTGACcttacgcagaacaagcttttgcttaccgaatcagttgaaaaatatacacaccatatgtaggtgataatggaatagtgCTACCTAAATATAGGAAATAAGttaagaagctgaaatcatcccgtttgtcataaagttgagttgttagttggTCGATAATATctcttttcaataaaatatctaaatacgtAGCAAATGTGGAGGattatgtggtgtcttttatttcgagttcaatgAGATGTATTGAATCgacatacaatgtacaaatgaaaatgaatattgttgatagataaaacgtagtcgatatacatgtatctaaatgtcaagttgaaggcAACAGAACGAGATATGTTTCCTTTCATgttgaagcttttgaataaatcctGCAtcataagaataaaaaaaatgtcagctaacaaaggagcacaattcgtgtccatgggaataccaatagactgttggaagacctgatcaccaaagactatgaaAATACTGTCAATaaagaactccagcatatttttattttcaacttccgagtacttgtgcgtggaatcagattgatgtttgacaaagtaattttttggatgactaagAAGATATtacttcatttgaaatattttctattgttgattgattgtgtattgtaatGAACTCCTAAAttaacataactgccctaattggaaaaaaattcaatatcaaGTTCAGAAAAATTCACTTTATTTTTGAAACCGAATATGCCTAGGGTTGAACACACAACCTGTGAAACAAAATCCCTTAGTATGGTGTGAACAGCACGCTCGACCATCTACGCAAGTCAAAAACCTTGCTTTTCATGACGATGAAATTCTCACCACGCTGCCACCCGATGCACGATTCTGAATGATCGTATAACGAGTTCATTGCTATCTTTATGCTTTATATAAAACTAGATGACACCCCGCGCAAATCAtaattgaatacatgtaatgtcgCATAAAGGAAGGGCTTTTTaaatgcgtgtttgaattgttgcacaCGTGAATTGAACCATAGcgttaattcaaatgaattttaagaacagtttttgaacaattgcgtgcattagttatgttacatttattgatatcatgcatatacagtaaataagacttgattattaggaagtcacttggaggTCCAAATCaaatgttccttatgtaacattcatatatatgcaaggtgaagataacgaacagtgatcaatctcataactcctataagcaatacaaattagatagttgggcaaacacggacccctggacacaccagtggtgggatcaggtgcctaggaggagtaagcatcccctgttgacatataatatatatatatatatatatatatatatatatatatatagtttatataattgtaatttcttatgTTCATTATTTTGTGAACTTTACCTTAGGTGCTGCCTGATCCTTATTAGGCCTatgttatacataataaaatactgtttaaaaaataaatgacctctctccgtattgaaaattaggtaatgattttacgaatgcaactgtaatccgtcatgccgaatagttgacctgagacaaaatgaacggtcaTTCAAAATCggtattgcgaatgtgtttataatggtagtttttgtccagtgcgacaatttaaTGGCACAATTATGAATACGTGTCGTTTCGTTtcgtcaaacgcaataatcgaaaacatagtgcgctatatgaatgacaaacagaaaaccTGTAAACAGTGATtcgatttcttggacattgtcaaGTAGTGCACAACCTAATTTCgctaaaatgttttaactttaaactTAAAAGGTGCACTTTTCCCAGAACAGTAccggaccattcgatatctgacatattggacagttttcgacttatTACCTACTTTCAAGATCTTTCtcatcacaaaacatgctcaaccaaaataaaaaaaaacctgtttgtgtttatccatgtgttcACGCATATCAGTAACTGTTGATAGTTTATTACAAAAAGTCGAAACAGTGATTTCTGTAATCAgataaatatcgtattaaaaaaataatcgaTGTATCAGAACGTTGGTCTCTGGGAGGAGGGGATGTCCttcgttgaatgagatgtatatgtatataagcaatatgattataattaaaccttcataaaatgataaatatggacttattcaaaactattataagtgaaaggtgaagataacgaacaggaatcaatctgataactcctataagcaatacaaaatagagagttgggcacacagacccctgaacacaccagaggtgcctagggggagtaagcatcctctatcgaccggtcacacccgccgtgagccctatatcttgatcaggtaaatggagttatctgtagtcagaatcagtgtgtcaagaacggacgaacaattggtatgaaacacttcagacatcatttggcccaatgataggctATATTGGCAAACTTGATCGTTACATTTTATAACgacaaagaatttgcgaaatgctgattttaaacgagactgttgaaacccttacaacttgtttgtcagtaggctgcctcgatataaaaactgcatacgcagaacaagttcttgcgtatcgaatcggttgTAATCATTGcataactaacactgaacacctacatgtacacaatcttatgctgatcatgttgtaaaccaatctCAACTGTTCGACTTATCGGAAAGACCCGAAAATGTGCGATTGGTTACATGAATTATGTGAAACGAACAGGCATatcttgtttattcaacagttatcaaaacttattataccccccgcaacaagttgtgtgtgtgtggggggggggggggggggtatactggaatcgggttgtccgtctgtctgtctgtccgtctgtagacgcaatggtttccggactctaaagcattatcctttccacctaccgtcaccatatcatatatatggactaccatgagatgaagatgtttcctatcgattttggggtcaaaaggtcaaaggtcaagcccactggacatcgaagtagcaatatggtttccgggctctaaagcgttatcctttccacctgcagtcaccatatcatacatatggactacccatgggatgaagatgttccctatcgattttggggtcaaaaggtcaaaggtcaagcacactggacatcgaaatagcaatatggtttccgggctataaagcgttatcctttccacctacagtcaccatatcatacatatggactacccatgggatgaagatgttccctatcgattttggggtcaaaatgtcaaaggtcacgcgcactggacatcgaagtagcaatatggttcggtttgtcatgccatttgttttttacactcagaaaagaggtagtttatacctattaccaacaccctttgggagattggggttagcggggggtattcttagtgagcattgctcacagtacctcttgtttcttctgtaagatcaaaatcaagcattgATAAACAGCGGATAGACATGTGCTTCCTATCGTATTATCTGAAGTtgacacggcctctcacctctgtcggcgcgagttcgaatcccgctcgcgccggtaagagagaaagtttcccagtttactttcggaaggtcggtggtctcttcccaggtacattgtatctgggttctctcttccaccaataaaacctgggccaccagataactgaaaaattgttgagtgtggcggaaaacatcaaccaATCTTAAAGTTGTCGTTAGcaaaactggcttagatccgccactgtactCTTATTTTCCTATTTCAGGTTAGTTTATCGAAAATGTAAGTaggattttaattaattttacgatattcaCTGATCAAGTCATATTCTATTATATATAATAGCTTTGGAACTTCACTCCATATATGATACgatattaaaggtgcaagcagtaactctggagcaagctTTTCAGATTTTATTGGCATACTTTGTTGATTTATAAGTACAGATATTCTAAATGCAGTGTGTATCTTGTATGGCCCTCTTAGACTTACGTCAAGTAACTGTATCCCTTTTTCATTATCAATGATCGTGTAGCGAGTGACAGTGTGGTGAGAAtcccatcgtcatcgaaagcaagttttgaTATGAGTCTAGCACGCTGATCACACGATGTTAGGAGAGTTGGTTCCGCAGGTCTTGAGTACAACCCTGGacgggcggaagtgggtattaGAATATAGTGAATGTTTCTGTGcttgatataaaatatttcttcgtATCGAAaagatattgaattattttcaatatttcttcaATGAAGGCAGTTATGCTTATTTAGGAGTTCACTGCAATCATCtattaggggtgaaacgatacatCGCGATGCGGCCGAATCGCGATGTAGAggtctcgattcgatgttcgatttattcCGGGTCTGCTTCAGTTCGATACGGTTCTAGAATCATAGCATACATTGTTTTTGATAACACGGTTTCTGATTGGCCAATGGAATTGAATATTGCCCAATCAACGAAcgagtaaactttgctgtaCCAAAATCGACAcagtcgagttgaaaaatgcaccctCAATGTATAAATCCTGGGTATAGTGACAGTTCGgctttaggacaagtgataagagtgttgctttatgttaaacgtttttatattatgtagaatttatctGCAGACAAcaataattacaataaacataaaaaaatctaagcattataaagaatttggaacatgctattgtatcgaataaaaaatcatcgaatcgagactaaagtatcgaatcgaatcgagaaggtactgtatcgtttcacccTATCATTTATGTGCGTTTTTCAGAATGTGTGCGATATTGGAATGTAGAagtattgccaaaacggcgtaaaaccataaacaatcaatcaatcagaatgTATAAAacgaaataataataaaaacttcAAAGTCCACTAATCAGTACAATTGACAATGCTCATTATATATTGCCATTTCTTGATTTGAAttgaacacatttaatatcaaaTGGATTTTTGATTTGActaagtatatgtataatgtatgtatatacatgccTGTACATCACATGTACGTAAAACAATGTAAAAGTCAAACTCTGTATGAAATAGAAACATATAATCATTACTTTGATGTAAACGGATGTGAAAGCAAGCAGAAATTAAAGGCACAGCCTCCAACAGTTATTGAATTAATCATACTAATCgtgcatatattatatactgCATCcacaatttaaaacatttccaTTCTTCATTGTCAAAATTCCAATTCGATTGCGCAATACTATGAATGTGCTAGTTTCTTCTGAGTCCGTTACGTCACAAACAGGTGCTCTAGCACTAAGGTCAGTATCCAAAGGGTTGGTATAATTAGTAGACCTTTGAGAAATACCGCTGTCACAGGTCCCCATACATACTGAGTACGACACCCCGGCAGGGAAAAGAATATCTTGATCAAATCCCAGATCAGAAAATGACACAAATTCTTCATGCCTACAACATTTTTGAGTATCCGATACTGAGGAACAATTATGTATAAATCGTTTAGATCGATGGTTATGCCTAAATCGGTATATAAGAAATGGCCTATGAACTCTCAATTTCTTTtgcttctttttcttctttgtgTGTCTCTGTTTCCTTTTATTGccttttcctttatttttcttaGTCTTCTTCCGTTTTCGACGTGATGGATGAGTTTTTAACGGAAATGTTATCTTCGTTCGGCTGTTGCATCGTTTACAGTCTATGCACATAGATAGCGTTCTGTTGTTCCGGTTTTCCACACTTTTCATCACAGATAGCGGAAGTGACACTTTATACCATGCTGTGTCACTTGGCCGAACTTTTAATTTGGCGACAGTCGTCTTTCGTTTAGTTCCGGATAGTAGAGAAAATACTTTTAAGACAACCCGTCTTGTTCTTTTACGACGTTTTTTAACTTTGAAATAGATGTAAATATCTGCTCCAAGTATATCAACACCCTCCTCCAAGTACTCATCGGGAACTCTAAACGTCATACACTTTGGGTCCATTGTGGTTTCTAAAAATAGACACAAcctatttaatgatttatcaGTCTCCTCTGTATCTCTACACTGTTTACACGAATATATACGTAATATCATTTCTTTGATCTTACGacttagaatatgtcctcagaacccccttgcttgtcgtaagaggcgactatatagggcggttcttcggatgagaccacaaaaaccgaggtcccgtgtcacagcaggtgtgtcacgataaagattcctccctgctcaaagggcaTAAGCTCAGAGCAACGGcattagtgacgtctccatatgagtgaaatattctctctcgagagacgttaaacaatatataatcaaccaatcatatacatgtatacttagctacaataatgtagccctatccgagttggttttttttttccttctgacgttttcgggataagGCTACAGTTCCAAAGGATCTCcgtaatgatgcaaaataattctatgaataaccgataataaactccgTGTATTAGtctcaaatgttgtttacaccaaaaggagtaccaactttgtgcttgggcatttctaataaaggtgtttttcattaaacatcatgtacagcatgctaaattcttcgtctgctccgtcatacttgttatcgcgagatctcgtaggtggatttactgaaaaacctaaacattgacaatttgcgcgaaaatgtagttactcgagccactccgacaaagaaaggaaaatcatttgGTTGCGGAAAGAATTTACATTCTGCTATTCATTTttaaacttgatattaaatctaaacctttttaataccgACATAATAGCTTTTtcctccgtacttgtccattgatgtaaatactaccttatatggcatatgcaaataacttaacaatcggaagttgaaacttcagtacatcaaccATGGtgaacaaatatgaatcgagaaattagAATATaccgaaattgttgaaaacagtagaatagatcctcacaagtcgtaagttgcaggttgtcaATTTataccattacggagatcctaaggagttgtagccctctacCCCCCACCCCAAGAAAAatatcggagagggctacattattgcagctaatgtatactgtatatatgaatatttctttattgGATACAGTGGAGAGAAAGGATGTAATTATACATGGATTACCAA
It encodes:
- the LOC125665600 gene encoding inhibin beta A chain-like, producing the protein MCFLIPLTISNTALWVIISILSVQFYYTKEFSWPQTKKQTADFNLTPAGRQSGIRSINLKPKIWKDQIKRRICEIIRCDNRGGQARKDTAPGIIFTPIKPPDFDKKEVEKVTPPVIKPKPVFSSPAETTMDPKCMTFRVPDEYLEEGVDILGADIYIYFKVKKRRKRTRRVVLKVFSLLSGTKRKTTVAKLKVRPSDTAWYKVSLPLSVMKSVENRNNRTLSMCIDCKRCNSRTKITFPLKTHPSRRKRKKTKKNKGKGNKRKQRHTKKKKKQKKLRVHRPFLIYRFRHNHRSKRFIHNCSSVSDTQKCCRHEEFVSFSDLGFDQDILFPAGVSYSVCMGTCDSGISQRSTNYTNPLDTDLSARAPVCDVTDSEETSTFIVLRNRIGILTMKNGNVLNCGCSI